In Phocoena sinus isolate mPhoSin1 chromosome 10, mPhoSin1.pri, whole genome shotgun sequence, a single genomic region encodes these proteins:
- the LOC116760231 gene encoding cytochrome c oxidase assembly protein COX14 — MPTAKQLADIGYKTFSTSMMLLTVYGGYLCSARVYRYFQRRSSQRQAAEEQKTSGVP; from the coding sequence ATGCCAACTGCCAAGCAACTAGCCGACATCGGCTACAAGACCTTCTCCACCTCCATGATGCTCCTCACTGTTTACGGGGGCTACCTCTGCAGTGCCCGAGTCTACCGCTATTTCCAGCGGCGCAGCTCCCAGCGCCAGGCTGCAGAAGAACAGAAGACCTCAGGAGTCCCGTAG